The Mycobacteriales bacterium nucleotide sequence GCGACTCGACCGTGCCGCCCTCACCCTGCAGGGTCTTCACGAGCTCGAAGGCGACCTTGTTGACCGAGGTCGGGTCGAGGGCCTGGAACAGCGGCCGGAAGCCGTTGAACAGGATCGTGAGGTCGAGCGCGTCGCGGGTCTGCGCCTTGGGGATGGTGCCGCCCACCTCGAGCGGCTCGGCGCTGCCGGGGCCCTCGACGATGGCGAGGTAGCGCTCGCCGACGAGGTTGCGGTAGCGCAGCTGGACGATCGAGCTCTTCGGGATGGTGCGGCCCTCGTCGAGGTCGAACGCGACCTCGGCGAGCGTGCGGTCGACGAGGTCGAGCTTCTTCACCGAGCCGACGCGGACGCCCGCGATGCGGACCTCGTTGCCGGGCAGCAGACCGGTGACGTCGCTGAAGACCGCCTTGTAGCGGGTCTTGTCGCCGAAGGACAGGTTGCCGATGGTCGCTGCCAGGAACAGCGTGAGGATCGACGTCACGACCATGAAGACGATCAGCTTGACGGCGTCGGAGCTGGTCTTCACGACAGCACCACCGACGTGCCGCGGGCCATCGGGCCGAACAGCAGGCTCACGATGTCGGGCACCTCGTCGACGGCGACGCCGAGCATCGGCGCGGAGAGCATGCCGAGCACCTCCTTCTGGACGGCGGGGGCGGCGAGGGCGCGGGCCGGGTCGT carries:
- a CDS encoding MlaD family protein; its protein translation is MKTSSDAVKLIVFMVVTSILTLFLAATIGNLSFGDKTRYKAVFSDVTGLLPGNEVRIAGVRVGSVKKLDLVDRTLAEVAFDLDEGRTIPKSSIVQLRYRNLVGERYLAIVEGPGSAEPLEVGGTIPKAQTRDALDLTILFNGFRPLFQALDPTSVNKVAFELVKTLQGEGGTVESLMQRTASLTNTLADRDAVIGRVITNLGTVLDTVDDKSTELNELVSQLQRLARGFAQDRQAIGASLDGIADLTNATASLLVDVRAPLAADIAELNGLAKTLNDNKATIDGVLTRLPTKLDRIIGTATYGSWFNFYLCGFDGRIVLPTGETMSPQFVNTAERCQEGPVDES